The following are encoded in a window of Cupriavidus oxalaticus genomic DNA:
- a CDS encoding response regulator, which produces MTFNPHDRNLSVFHHPVLTVLVDDSKSFIDSLAFQMDASRAVVTFTDPREALQWIREAYATRFPGFLPVRVTHDDLTFLTERRTVQLDIDRVYRQIHDINRFLQPGVIVVDYSMPQMDGLEFCQALQDLPCKTILLTGTADESIAVQGFNHGLIDRYVKKHDSNMVERLDQEIEAMQQAYFATLSRTLRELLTRHSFSFLSDPAMTERVRQLTARYGFVEYYLYPNPAGILLLTAQGHATLMVIETRAGLMSQVESAEAYDAPAALIEGLREGRLVPFFWPGNGMYTPACVDWEQYCLPAERCEGNEEFFYALFDLPRHLLQEPVISLQGFLADFSRNPEALTGRKRG; this is translated from the coding sequence ATGACCTTCAACCCGCATGACCGGAACCTGTCGGTCTTCCATCACCCGGTCCTGACCGTCCTCGTCGACGACAGCAAATCGTTCATCGACAGCCTGGCGTTCCAGATGGATGCCTCGCGCGCGGTCGTCACCTTCACCGATCCGCGTGAGGCGCTGCAATGGATCCGCGAGGCCTATGCCACCCGCTTCCCCGGCTTCCTGCCGGTGCGGGTCACGCATGACGACCTGACCTTCCTGACCGAGCGCCGTACCGTCCAGCTCGATATCGACCGGGTCTACCGCCAGATCCACGATATCAACCGCTTCCTGCAGCCGGGCGTGATCGTGGTGGACTACTCGATGCCGCAGATGGATGGGCTGGAGTTCTGCCAGGCGCTGCAGGACCTGCCGTGCAAGACCATCCTGCTGACCGGCACCGCCGACGAAAGCATCGCCGTCCAGGGCTTCAACCACGGGCTGATCGACCGCTACGTCAAGAAGCACGACAGCAATATGGTGGAGCGGCTGGACCAGGAAATCGAAGCCATGCAGCAGGCGTACTTCGCCACGCTGTCGCGCACGCTGCGCGAGCTGCTGACGCGGCATTCGTTCTCGTTCCTGTCCGACCCGGCCATGACCGAGCGGGTGCGCCAGCTGACGGCGCGCTACGGCTTTGTCGAGTACTACCTGTACCCCAACCCGGCCGGAATCCTGCTGTTGACTGCGCAAGGCCACGCCACGCTGATGGTGATCGAGACCCGCGCCGGCCTGATGAGCCAGGTGGAATCGGCCGAAGCCTACGACGCCCCCGCCGCGCTGATCGAAGGCCTGCGCGAGGGCCGCCTGGTGCCGTTCTTCTGGCCGGGCAACGGCATGTACACGCCCGCCTGTGTCGACTGGGAGCAATACTGCCTGCCGGCCGAGCGCTGCGAAGGCAACGAAGAGTTCTTCTACGCCCTGTTCGACCTGCCGCGCCACCTGCTGCAGGAGCCGGTGATCAGCCTGCAGGGCTTCCTGGCCGATTTTTCCCGCAATCCCGAGGCCCTGACGGGACGCAAGCGCGGCTGA
- a CDS encoding THUMP domain-containing class I SAM-dependent RNA methyltransferase, whose translation MTQAFFAPCPRGLESALAEELREIAARPGMAALAPFTVHQEVPGGVNFSGEMAAAYAVNLHSRIASRVLLRVAARGYRHEDDIYNLARGVRWEQWFSPDESLRVDITAHKSPLRSLNFIALRVKDGVCDAMRERLGARPSVDTVSPDVRVYAHLTERDCTLYLDTTGEPLFKRGWRTEKGEAPLKENLAAGILRLAGWVPGQTFRPFYDPMCGSGTFLIEAAQVALGIAPGGSRSFAFEWLKGVDRKAWQKLKDDAQRARMLASADELQVVGSDISTDMLAITQANWQRAGLPGEARTKQVDARFVQPPYGEPGLLLMNPPYGERIAVRGQRRMPGEEMPRDEVEEAAANQFANAFATTLKQNFAGWQAWVFTGDLGFPRRLRLKESRRTPLYNGNIECRLFRFDMVRGTNRAPQAD comes from the coding sequence ATGACCCAAGCCTTCTTTGCCCCTTGCCCGCGCGGCCTGGAGAGCGCCCTCGCCGAAGAACTGCGCGAGATCGCCGCCCGGCCGGGCATGGCCGCGCTGGCGCCGTTCACGGTGCACCAGGAGGTGCCGGGCGGGGTCAATTTCTCCGGCGAGATGGCCGCCGCCTATGCGGTCAACCTGCATTCGCGCATTGCCAGCCGCGTGCTGCTGCGCGTGGCCGCGCGCGGCTACCGGCATGAGGACGACATCTACAACCTGGCCCGCGGCGTGCGCTGGGAGCAGTGGTTCTCGCCGGACGAGTCGCTGCGCGTCGATATCACCGCGCACAAGTCGCCGCTGCGCAGCCTGAATTTCATCGCGCTGCGGGTCAAGGACGGCGTCTGCGACGCCATGCGCGAACGCCTCGGCGCGCGCCCGAGCGTGGATACCGTCAGCCCGGATGTGCGCGTTTATGCCCACCTGACCGAGCGCGACTGCACGCTGTACCTGGACACCACCGGCGAACCCCTGTTCAAGCGCGGCTGGCGCACCGAGAAGGGCGAGGCGCCGCTGAAGGAAAACCTGGCGGCCGGCATCCTGCGCCTGGCGGGCTGGGTACCGGGGCAGACCTTCCGCCCGTTCTACGACCCGATGTGCGGCAGCGGCACCTTCCTGATCGAGGCCGCCCAGGTGGCGCTGGGCATTGCCCCGGGCGGCAGCCGCAGCTTTGCCTTCGAATGGCTCAAGGGCGTCGACCGCAAGGCCTGGCAGAAGCTCAAGGACGACGCCCAGCGCGCGCGCATGCTGGCCTCGGCGGATGAGCTGCAGGTGGTGGGATCGGACATCTCGACCGACATGCTGGCTATCACGCAGGCCAACTGGCAGCGCGCCGGCCTGCCGGGCGAGGCGCGTACCAAGCAGGTCGATGCGCGCTTCGTGCAGCCGCCCTACGGCGAGCCGGGCCTGCTGCTGATGAACCCGCCGTACGGCGAGCGCATCGCGGTGCGCGGGCAGCGCCGCATGCCGGGGGAGGAGATGCCGCGCGACGAGGTGGAAGAGGCGGCCGCCAACCAGTTCGCCAACGCCTTTGCCACGACGCTCAAGCAGAACTTCGCGGGCTGGCAGGCGTGGGTCTTTACCGGCGACCTGGGCTTCCCGCGCCGGCTGCGGCTGAAGGAATCGCGCCGCACGCCGCTCTACAACGGCAATATCGAATGCCGGCTGTTCCGTTTCGACATGGTGCGCGGCACCAACCGCGCGCCGCAGGCGGACTAA